The Melospiza georgiana isolate bMelGeo1 chromosome Z, bMelGeo1.pri, whole genome shotgun sequence genome contains a region encoding:
- the NXNL2 gene encoding nucleoredoxin-like protein 2: protein MVDVFSGRLLVSKDGRSVDPEEALQNKVVGLYFSAGWCSPCRDFTPVLCDFYTELLEESEPPAPFEVVFISSDHSAEEMLGYMRAMHGDWLALPFHDPYKHDLKKKYNITAIPKLVIVKQTGEVITDKGRKQIRDKGLSCFRNWLEGADIFQNFSS from the exons ATGGTGGATGTGTTCAGCGGGCGGCTCCTGGTCAGCAAGGACGGCCGCAGCGTGGACCCCGAAGAGGCCCTGCAGAACAAAGTCGTGGGCTTATACTTCTCCGCCGGCTGGTGCTCGCCGTGCCGCGACTTCACCCCCGTCCTCTGCGACTTCTACACGGAGCTACTGGAGGAGAGCGAGCCGCCCGCCCCCTTCGAGGTCGTCTTCATCTCCTCCGACCACAGCGCCGAGGAGATGCTGGGCTACATGCGCGCCATGCACGGGGACTGGCTGGCGCTGCCCTTCCACGACCCCTACAAGCA TGATCTGAAGAAGAAATACAACATAACAGCAATTCCTAAACTGGTGATTGTGAAACAAACTGGCGAAGTCATTACTGACAAGGGAAGAAAGCAGATCAGAGACAAAGGGCTGTCCTGTTTCCGGAACTGGCTTGAGGGTGCAGATATCTTTCAGAATTTTTCTAGCTAA